One window of the Fusobacterium animalis 7_1 genome contains the following:
- a CDS encoding SoxR reducing system RseC family protein → MVNKGIVTKINGDTVAVKLYKSSSCSHCSCCSETNKMGSNFEFKINQKVELGDLVTLEISEKDVVKAAFIAYIFPPILMILGYIVANHLGFSEMKSIFGSFIGLIIGFIFLAIYDRFFAKKTIDEEIKVIAVEKYDPNACTNLAESCEDFF, encoded by the coding sequence ATGGTGAATAAAGGTATTGTTACTAAAATTAATGGTGATACAGTCGCTGTAAAATTATATAAAAGTTCTTCTTGTTCACATTGTAGTTGTTGCAGTGAAACTAATAAAATGGGAAGTAACTTTGAATTTAAAATAAATCAAAAGGTTGAATTGGGAGATTTAGTTACTTTGGAAATTTCTGAAAAAGATGTTGTAAAAGCAGCTTTTATAGCATATATTTTCCCACCAATACTTATGATTTTAGGTTATATAGTGGCAAATCATTTAGGATTTTCTGAAATGAAATCTATATTTGGAAGTTTTATAGGATTAATAATTGGATTTATTTTTCTTGCCATCTATGACAGATTTTTTGCAAAGAAAACAATAGATGAAGAAATAAAAGTTATTGCTGTTGAAAAGTATGATCCTAATGCTTGTACTAATTTAGCTGAAAGTTGTGAAGACTTCTTTTAA
- a CDS encoding L,D-transpeptidase family protein translates to MNKKKILLFMLMMTMSFNINAAPSASFAETINNENIEVIATYDNEMPQEIRKIYKPKHTGEGVSYFDYIFIKARVSNLREKPDPNSQIVGKYTYDSKLKVLEKVRYQGNIWYLAEDTNGTKGYIAASQTEKRDFRFQMALDKIHDLENFINKSLDEGATLMSVNTYAPNPSNVNPKRQKDKYGTSLDQNLLGISKKGEQIIIPDRSVVRIIENRGDKAIVKALSIPEELEVSKAKLSTYPSIKKGFRKVVAIDVENQNFMVFEKSKQTNEWDLISYVYTKTGIDSELGYETPKGFFTVPVVKYVMPYTDETGQKAGTAKFAIRFCGGGYLHGTPINVQEEVNKEFFLRQKEFTLGTYTGTRKCVRTSEGHAKFLFDWLVGSPNKDSNDQRLSENAYFIVF, encoded by the coding sequence ATGAATAAAAAGAAAATTTTATTATTTATGTTAATGATGACTATGTCTTTTAATATAAATGCAGCACCAAGTGCTTCATTTGCTGAAACAATAAACAATGAAAATATAGAAGTTATTGCTACTTATGACAATGAAATGCCACAAGAGATAAGAAAAATCTATAAACCTAAACATACTGGAGAAGGAGTATCATATTTTGATTATATATTTATTAAAGCAAGAGTATCAAATTTAAGAGAAAAACCTGATCCTAATTCTCAAATTGTAGGAAAATATACTTATGATAGTAAATTAAAAGTTTTGGAAAAAGTAAGATATCAAGGGAATATTTGGTATCTAGCAGAAGATACTAATGGAACAAAAGGATACATTGCAGCTAGTCAAACAGAAAAAAGAGATTTTAGATTTCAAATGGCACTTGATAAGATACATGATTTAGAAAATTTTATAAATAAGTCTCTTGATGAAGGTGCAACATTAATGAGTGTAAATACTTATGCACCAAATCCAAGTAATGTAAATCCTAAAAGACAAAAAGATAAATATGGAACAAGTCTAGATCAAAATTTATTAGGTATAAGTAAAAAAGGTGAACAAATAATAATACCTGACAGATCTGTGGTTAGAATAATTGAAAATAGAGGAGATAAAGCTATAGTAAAAGCGTTGTCAATTCCAGAAGAACTTGAAGTTTCTAAGGCAAAACTTTCAACTTATCCTTCTATAAAAAAAGGGTTTAGAAAAGTTGTAGCAATAGATGTAGAAAATCAAAACTTTATGGTTTTTGAAAAGTCAAAACAAACTAATGAATGGGACTTAATCAGTTACGTATATACAAAAACTGGTATAGACAGTGAGTTAGGTTATGAAACTCCAAAAGGTTTCTTCACTGTACCAGTAGTAAAATATGTTATGCCTTATACAGATGAAACAGGTCAAAAAGCAGGAACTGCTAAATTTGCCATAAGATTCTGTGGTGGTGGATATTTACATGGAACTCCAATCAATGTACAAGAAGAAGTTAATAAAGAATTTTTCCTAAGACAAAAAGAATTCACTTTGGGAACATATACTGGAACTAGAAAATGTGTTAGAACAAGTGAAGGACACGCAAAATTCTTATTTGATTGGTTAGTAGGTAGTCCTAATAAAGATTCCAATGATCAAAGATTATCAGAAAATGCTTATTTTATTGTATTTTAA
- a CDS encoding OmpA family protein, translated as MKKKLYAVLLLALLVTACSSTKTNRKTNVGVDSTNKYAVEDTEANKKPLEDIIVFNEEGVTIRREGNNLILSMPELILFDFDKYIVKDKIKPSLSTLAKALGENKDIHIKIDGYTDFIGTEAYNLELSVKRANAIKDFLISRGAIGSNISIEGYGEQNPADTNQTAAGRSRNRRVEFIISRG; from the coding sequence ATGAAGAAAAAATTATACGCAGTACTTTTATTAGCTCTTTTAGTAACAGCTTGTAGCAGTACAAAAACAAACAGAAAAACAAATGTAGGAGTTGATTCAACTAATAAATATGCTGTTGAAGATACAGAAGCAAATAAAAAACCATTAGAAGATATTATAGTTTTCAATGAAGAAGGAGTCACAATAAGAAGAGAAGGTAATAATCTAATATTATCAATGCCTGAATTAATATTATTTGACTTTGATAAGTACATAGTTAAAGATAAAATAAAACCTTCACTTTCAACCTTAGCAAAAGCTTTGGGAGAAAATAAAGATATTCATATAAAAATAGATGGATATACAGATTTTATAGGAACCGAAGCATATAACTTAGAATTATCTGTAAAAAGAGCAAATGCAATAAAAGACTTTTTAATTTCAAGAGGAGCTATTGGGTCTAATATTTCAATAGAAGGTTATGGTGAACAAAATCCAGCTGATACAAACCAAACTGCTGCTGGTAGATCAAGAAATAGAAGAGTTGAGTTCATTATATCAAGAGGATAA
- a CDS encoding pyridoxal phosphate-dependent aminotransferase, with protein sequence MLAKRYIGKKLVDNIFATSKKAKQAIVKFGKENVINATIGSLYNEDEKLAVYDVVESVYRNLPPEDLYAYSTNVIGEDEYLEEVIKAVFFDDYKEALKELHIASIATTGGTGAISNTVKNYMDTGDKVLLPNWMWGTYKNIVIENGGKIETYQLFDKDGNFNFEDFKNKVLELAKIQKNVVIILNEPSHNPTGFRMTYEEWVNLMNFFKSIKDTNIIVIRDVAYFEYDDRGEEETKKLRKLLVGLPKNVLFMYAFSLSKSLSIYGMRIGAQIAVSTDEEVIQEFKDAIPFSCRTTWSNIPKGGMKLFATIMKNPKLKANFLKEKQGYMDLLNERANIFLTEAKKENLEVLPYKSGFFVTVPVGEIVDKVIEDLESKNIFVIKFDTGIRIGLCSVPKRKIKGLAKKIKDSINKFKN encoded by the coding sequence ATGTTAGCGAAGAGATATATAGGAAAAAAATTAGTTGATAATATATTTGCAACAAGTAAAAAAGCTAAACAAGCTATTGTAAAATTTGGTAAAGAAAATGTAATTAATGCAACTATTGGTTCACTTTATAATGAAGATGAAAAATTAGCTGTTTATGATGTAGTTGAAAGTGTATATAGAAATCTTCCACCAGAAGACTTATATGCTTATTCTACAAATGTAATAGGAGAAGACGAATATCTTGAAGAGGTAATAAAGGCAGTTTTTTTTGACGACTACAAAGAAGCATTAAAAGAATTACATATTGCTTCTATTGCAACAACAGGTGGAACAGGGGCTATATCTAACACTGTTAAAAACTATATGGATACAGGAGATAAAGTTCTACTACCAAATTGGATGTGGGGAACATATAAAAATATAGTTATTGAAAATGGTGGAAAAATTGAGACTTACCAATTATTTGATAAAGACGGAAATTTTAACTTTGAAGATTTCAAAAATAAAGTTTTAGAATTAGCAAAAATCCAAAAAAATGTTGTTATTATACTAAATGAACCTAGCCATAATCCAACAGGATTCAGAATGACCTATGAAGAATGGGTAAATCTAATGAATTTCTTTAAAAGTATAAAAGATACTAATATAATTGTTATAAGAGATGTGGCATATTTTGAATACGATGACAGAGGTGAAGAAGAAACAAAAAAATTAAGAAAATTATTAGTTGGTTTGCCTAAAAATGTGTTATTTATGTATGCATTTAGTCTATCAAAATCTTTATCTATATATGGAATGAGAATAGGAGCACAAATTGCTGTTTCAACCGATGAAGAAGTTATACAAGAGTTTAAAGATGCTATTCCATTTTCTTGTAGAACAACTTGGTCTAATATTCCAAAAGGTGGAATGAAGTTATTTGCTACTATTATGAAAAATCCTAAATTAAAAGCTAATTTCTTAAAAGAAAAACAAGGATATATGGATTTATTAAATGAAAGGGCTAATATATTTTTAACAGAAGCTAAGAAAGAAAATTTAGAAGTTTTACCATATAAAAGTGGTTTTTTTGTAACTGTTCCAGTCGGAGAAATAGTAGATAAAGTTATAGAAGATTTAGAAAGTAAGAATATATTTGTTATAAAATTTGATACAGGTATAAGAATAGGATTATGTAGTGTTCCAAAAAGAAAAATAAAAGGACTTGCAAAAAAAATAAAAGATTCTATTAATAAATTTAAAAATTAA
- a CDS encoding glycerol-3-phosphate responsive antiterminator encodes MGIKNILERNPIIPAIKDNITLEKALNSNNELVFIILSNIINIKDYTDKLKKANKKIYIHVDMIDGLNSTNNGIDYIVNTVKPDGILTTKSNVVAHAYKNNINVIQRFFVLDSLSYEKTLLNIKENKIIAAEIMPGLMPKIIKKLSQETHIPIITGGLIKEKEDVINAINAGALSVSTTEMKLWED; translated from the coding sequence ATGGGAATAAAAAACATTTTAGAAAGAAATCCTATTATACCTGCAATAAAAGATAATATAACTCTTGAAAAGGCTTTAAATTCAAATAATGAATTAGTTTTTATTATTTTATCTAATATAATAAATATAAAAGATTATACAGATAAATTAAAAAAAGCAAATAAAAAAATATATATTCATGTTGATATGATAGACGGTTTAAATAGCACAAATAATGGTATAGACTATATAGTGAATACTGTAAAACCTGATGGGATATTGACAACAAAATCAAATGTTGTAGCACATGCTTATAAAAATAATATAAATGTAATTCAAAGATTTTTTGTACTTGATAGTTTATCTTATGAAAAAACACTTTTAAATATCAAGGAAAATAAAATTATAGCAGCTGAGATAATGCCTGGGCTTATGCCTAAAATTATAAAAAAACTTTCTCAGGAAACACACATACCAATAATTACTGGTGGTCTGATAAAGGAAAAAGAAGATGTAATAAACGCCATAAATGCAGGAGCTTTATCGGTTTCAACAACAGAAATGAAACTATGGGAAGATTAA